The following proteins are encoded in a genomic region of Bradyrhizobium sp. SK17:
- a CDS encoding homospermidine synthase, with the protein MNSSSQIYAKITGPIVMVGFGSIGKGTLPMIERHLDYDKSRITVIDPKDEGRKAHCEKHNVKFIQKAVTKDNYRELLTPLLTEGGGQGFCVNLSVDTGSTDIMELCNEVGALYIDTVNEPWLGFYFDASKGPEARSNYALREVTLAAKKARPAGSTTAISCCGANPGMVSFFVKQALLNVAADLKLNAPKPKTKAEWADLMRQAGVKGIHIAERDTQRSKLSKEPDVFVNTWSVEGFLSEGVQPSELGWGTHEKWLPENAHTHEAGCGAAIYLMQPGANTRVRTWCPTRGPQYGFLVTHNESISISDYFTVRDGAGTAIYRPTCHYAYHPCDDAVLSLHEMFGRAAKMQEKHHILDENEIVDGIDELGVLLFGHDNNAYWFGSQLSIEETRKLAPYQNATGLQVTSAVLGGMVWALENPNRGIVEADEMDFDRLLEIQMPYLGPVKGFYTDWTPLTDRPGLFPEDIDTSDPWQFKNILVR; encoded by the coding sequence CGAGGGCCGCAAGGCCCATTGCGAGAAGCACAACGTCAAGTTCATCCAGAAGGCGGTGACCAAGGACAATTATCGGGAGTTGCTGACCCCGCTGCTCACCGAGGGCGGCGGCCAGGGCTTCTGCGTCAATCTCTCGGTCGATACCGGCTCGACCGACATCATGGAGCTCTGCAACGAAGTCGGCGCGCTCTATATCGACACTGTCAACGAGCCTTGGCTCGGCTTCTATTTCGATGCGTCGAAGGGACCGGAAGCGCGCTCCAACTACGCGCTTCGCGAAGTGACGCTGGCCGCCAAGAAGGCGCGTCCCGCGGGCTCGACCACGGCCATTTCCTGCTGCGGCGCCAATCCCGGCATGGTCTCGTTCTTCGTCAAGCAGGCGCTGCTCAATGTCGCCGCCGACCTGAAGCTCAATGCCCCCAAGCCGAAGACCAAGGCCGAATGGGCGGACTTGATGCGGCAGGCCGGCGTCAAGGGCATCCACATCGCCGAGCGCGACACCCAGCGCTCGAAATTGTCGAAGGAGCCGGATGTCTTCGTCAACACCTGGTCGGTGGAAGGTTTCCTGTCGGAAGGCGTGCAGCCATCCGAGCTCGGCTGGGGCACCCATGAGAAATGGCTGCCCGAGAATGCCCATACCCACGAAGCGGGCTGCGGTGCCGCGATCTATCTGATGCAGCCCGGCGCCAACACGCGGGTGCGCACCTGGTGCCCGACCCGCGGCCCGCAATATGGCTTCCTCGTCACCCACAATGAGTCGATCTCGATCTCCGATTACTTCACGGTGCGTGATGGAGCGGGCACCGCGATCTACCGGCCGACCTGCCACTATGCCTATCATCCGTGCGACGATGCCGTGCTGTCGCTGCACGAAATGTTCGGCCGCGCCGCCAAGATGCAGGAGAAACACCACATCCTCGACGAGAACGAAATCGTCGACGGCATCGACGAGCTCGGCGTGCTGCTGTTCGGCCATGACAACAACGCCTACTGGTTCGGCTCGCAGCTCTCGATCGAAGAGACCCGCAAGCTCGCGCCCTATCAGAACGCCACCGGCCTGCAAGTGACCTCCGCTGTGCTCGGCGGCATGGTGTGGGCGCTGGAAAACCCGAACCGTGGCATCGTCGAGGCCGACGAGATGGATTTCGACCGGCTGCTGGAAATCCAAATGCCGTATCTCGGCCCGGTGAAGGGATTCTACACCGACTGGACCCCGCTGACGGATCGCCCCGGACTGTTCCCGGAAGACATCGACACCAGCGATCCCTGGCAGTTCAAGAACATCCTGGTGCGCTGA
- a CDS encoding acetoacetate decarboxylase translates to MKIEDVRRTAYSMPLTNPSFPPGPYRFYDREYFIITYKTDPEALAAVVPEPLEVAEPVVKYEFIRMPDSTGFGDYTETGQVIPVRFKGELGAYTHAMYLDDEAPIAGGRELWGFPKKLARPKIAVESDVLVGSLHYGSVLCASATMGYKYRKVDHDTVLNSMKAPNFILKIIPHVDGSPRICELVRFHLDDITLKGAWTGPAALGLFPHALCDVARLPVREVISALHYKADLTLGLGSVAFDYMAK, encoded by the coding sequence ATGAAGATCGAAGACGTCCGGCGCACCGCCTATTCGATGCCGCTCACCAACCCGTCATTCCCGCCGGGACCCTATCGGTTCTACGACCGCGAATATTTCATCATCACCTACAAGACCGACCCTGAGGCGCTCGCCGCCGTGGTGCCGGAGCCGCTCGAGGTCGCCGAGCCGGTGGTGAAGTACGAATTCATCCGTATGCCCGACTCGACCGGTTTCGGCGACTACACCGAGACCGGGCAGGTGATTCCGGTCCGCTTCAAGGGTGAACTCGGCGCCTATACCCACGCGATGTATCTCGACGACGAAGCCCCGATCGCCGGCGGCCGCGAACTATGGGGATTTCCGAAGAAGCTGGCGCGGCCCAAGATCGCGGTCGAGAGCGACGTGCTGGTCGGCTCGCTGCACTACGGCTCGGTGCTCTGCGCTTCCGCCACCATGGGCTACAAATACCGCAAGGTCGACCACGACACGGTGCTGAATTCGATGAAGGCGCCGAATTTCATCCTCAAGATCATCCCGCATGTCGACGGCAGCCCGCGGATCTGCGAACTGGTGCGCTTCCATCTCGACGACATCACGTTGAAGGGCGCCTGGACCGGTCCCGCCGCGCTCGGCCTGTTTCCGCACGCGCTGTGCGACGTGGCCCGGTTGCCGGTGCGCGAGGTGATCTCGGCCTTGCACTACAAGGCCGACCTGACGCTCGGCCTCGGCTCGGTGGCGTTCGACTACATGGCGAAGTAG
- a CDS encoding MgtC/SapB family protein translates to MRFLATFQIADFLDTLVSLASAFVLGTLIGAERQYRQRTAGLRTNVLVAVGAAAFVDLAMRLDGPDGAVRVIAYVVSGIGFLGAGVIMKQGMDVRGLNTAATLWSSAAVGSCAGADMVAQAAALTVFVIAGNTLLRPLVNAINRIPLDEKASEATYYVKLAVTLEALPDMRDRLVEKLEAANYPVADVAVVEIGDDLPEIVATLVSTAIDPHELDAVVTDLERQPGVRHATWESNTAD, encoded by the coding sequence ATGCGATTTCTTGCGACATTCCAGATCGCCGACTTCCTTGACACGCTGGTAAGCCTGGCCTCGGCCTTCGTGCTCGGCACGTTGATCGGCGCGGAGCGGCAATATCGCCAGCGCACCGCCGGCCTGCGCACCAATGTGCTGGTCGCGGTCGGCGCGGCTGCCTTCGTCGATCTGGCGATGCGGCTGGATGGCCCTGACGGCGCGGTGCGGGTGATCGCCTATGTGGTGTCGGGGATCGGTTTCCTCGGTGCCGGCGTCATCATGAAGCAGGGCATGGACGTGCGCGGCCTCAACACTGCGGCGACGCTGTGGTCTTCGGCCGCGGTCGGCTCCTGCGCTGGCGCCGACATGGTGGCGCAGGCGGCGGCGCTGACGGTGTTCGTGATCGCCGGCAACACGCTGCTGCGTCCGCTGGTCAACGCCATCAACCGCATCCCGCTGGACGAGAAGGCCTCGGAGGCGACCTATTACGTCAAGCTCGCGGTCACCCTCGAGGCGCTGCCTGACATGCGCGACCGCCTGGTGGAAAAGCTCGAGGCCGCGAATTATCCGGTCGCCGACGTCGCCGTGGTCGAAATCGGTGACGATCTGCCGGAGATCGTGGCGACGCTGGTCTCGACCGCGATCGACCCGCACGAGCTGGATGCGGTCGTGACCGACCTCGAGCGGCAGCCCGGCGTGCGCCACGCCACCTGGGAAAGCAATACCGCCGACTGA
- a CDS encoding WD40 repeat domain-containing protein: MKEFDPGEAASSIVSITDRVKPLPLGAAVGSVHFLGDRAFFVGAEESVAVATADGEITRTETHFGAILCAASDGKRLVTGGDDGKLIAIDAKGETAVIATDAKRRWIDNVALHSDGTVAWSAGKTAFVRNPKGEEKTFEVPSTVGGLAFAPKGLRLAIAHYNGVTLWFPNMAANPEFLEWAGSHLAVMFSPDNKFLVTAMHEAAMHGWRLADNRHMRMSGYPGRVRSMSWSVGGKGLATSGADTVIVWPFTSKDGPMGKEPAMLAPMPARVAVVACHPKNDIMAVGYADGTVLMVRLEDGAEILVRRNTGAAVSALGWNAKGTLLAFGTEDGDAGILEM, encoded by the coding sequence ATGAAAGAGTTCGATCCGGGCGAGGCCGCCTCCTCGATTGTTTCTATCACCGATCGCGTCAAGCCGCTGCCGCTCGGCGCGGCTGTCGGCTCGGTGCATTTCCTCGGCGACCGCGCGTTCTTCGTCGGTGCCGAGGAGAGCGTTGCGGTCGCGACCGCCGACGGCGAGATCACGCGCACCGAGACGCATTTCGGCGCCATCCTGTGTGCGGCCTCCGACGGCAAGCGGCTGGTCACCGGCGGTGACGACGGCAAGCTGATCGCGATCGACGCCAAAGGCGAGACCGCTGTCATCGCGACCGACGCCAAGCGGCGCTGGATCGACAACGTCGCGCTGCACAGCGACGGCACCGTGGCGTGGTCGGCGGGCAAGACCGCGTTCGTGCGCAACCCGAAGGGCGAAGAGAAAACCTTCGAGGTGCCGTCGACCGTCGGCGGGCTGGCGTTCGCGCCGAAGGGACTGCGGCTCGCGATCGCGCATTACAACGGCGTGACGCTGTGGTTTCCCAACATGGCGGCCAATCCGGAATTCCTGGAATGGGCCGGCTCGCATCTCGCCGTGATGTTCAGTCCGGACAACAAATTCCTGGTCACGGCGATGCACGAGGCCGCGATGCATGGCTGGCGGCTTGCCGACAACAGGCATATGCGGATGAGCGGCTATCCCGGCCGGGTGCGCTCGATGTCCTGGAGCGTCGGCGGCAAGGGGCTCGCGACCTCCGGCGCCGATACCGTGATCGTCTGGCCGTTCACCAGCAAGGACGGGCCGATGGGCAAGGAGCCGGCGATGCTGGCGCCGATGCCGGCGCGGGTCGCCGTGGTCGCCTGCCATCCGAAGAACGACATCATGGCGGTCGGCTATGCCGATGGCACCGTGCTGATGGTGCGGCTCGAGGACGGCGCCGAGATCCTGGTACGGCGGAATACCGGCGCCGCGGTATCCGCGCTGGGCTGGAATGCCAAGGGCACGCTGCTCGCCTTCGGCACGGAAGATGGTGACGCGGGCATCCTGGAAATGTAA
- a CDS encoding GTP-binding protein: protein MAEASQKIPVTVLTGYLGAGKTTLLNRILSENHGKKYAVIVNEFGEIGIDNDLIIGADEEVFEMNNGCVCCTVRGDLVRIMDGLMKRKGKFDAIIVETTGLADPAPVAQTFFVDEDVQKNARLDAVVTVADAKWLSDRLKDAPEAKNQIAFADVIVLNKTDLVSKPELAEVEARIRGINPYAKLHRTERCQVGIADVLERGAFDLDRILEIEPDFLEAGDDHDHDHHHHDHGHHHDHDHHDHGHGLKHYHDEDMQSLSLRSEKPLDPTKFMPWLQNLVATEGQKILRSKGILAFTGDDDRYVFQGVHMMLEGDHQRKWKDGEKRESRVVFIGRELPEQAIRDGFEQCITT, encoded by the coding sequence ATGGCTGAAGCCTCGCAAAAGATTCCAGTGACCGTGCTGACGGGTTATCTCGGCGCCGGCAAGACCACGCTGCTGAACCGCATCCTGTCGGAGAACCACGGCAAGAAATACGCGGTGATCGTCAACGAATTCGGCGAGATCGGCATCGACAACGACCTCATCATCGGCGCCGATGAGGAAGTGTTCGAGATGAACAATGGCTGCGTCTGCTGCACGGTGCGCGGCGACCTCGTCCGCATCATGGACGGGCTGATGAAGCGCAAGGGCAAGTTCGACGCCATCATCGTCGAGACCACCGGGCTTGCCGATCCGGCGCCGGTCGCGCAGACCTTCTTCGTCGACGAGGACGTGCAGAAGAACGCCCGGCTCGATGCCGTGGTCACGGTCGCCGATGCCAAGTGGCTCAGCGATCGCCTCAAGGATGCGCCGGAAGCCAAGAACCAGATCGCGTTCGCCGACGTCATCGTGCTGAACAAGACCGACCTAGTCTCCAAGCCCGAACTCGCCGAGGTCGAGGCCCGCATCCGCGGCATCAATCCCTATGCCAAGCTGCACCGCACCGAGCGCTGCCAGGTCGGGATCGCAGACGTGCTCGAGCGCGGCGCGTTCGACCTCGACCGCATCCTGGAGATCGAGCCCGATTTCCTCGAGGCCGGCGACGATCACGACCATGACCACCACCATCATGACCACGGTCATCACCATGACCATGATCATCACGATCATGGCCACGGCCTGAAGCACTATCACGACGAGGACATGCAATCGCTGTCGCTGCGCTCGGAGAAGCCGCTCGACCCGACCAAGTTCATGCCGTGGTTGCAGAACCTCGTCGCCACCGAAGGCCAGAAGATCCTGCGCTCGAAGGGCATCCTCGCCTTCACCGGCGATGACGACCGCTACGTGTTCCAGGGCGTCCACATGATGCTGGAGGGCGACCACCAGCGGAAGTGGAAGGACGGCGAGAAGCGTGAGAGCCGCGTCGTGTTCATCGGTCGCGAGCTGCCGGAGCAGGCGATCCGCGACGGCTTCGAGCAGTGCATCACCACGTGA
- a CDS encoding metal ABC transporter substrate-binding protein, translated as MRRLFGLICLALALASGSARAADRINVVASFSILADMVRNVGGDRVDVTALVGPDGDAHVYAPTPADAKKVADARLLVINGLGFEGWMPRLLQASGSKAPVIVATKAIMPRKMGGHDDPHAWQSVANAKIYVVNIRDGLIAVAPDQAAIFKANADAYLAKLEVLDRELHEAVAKIPEARRKVISTHGAFGYFADAYGVTFFSPLSVSTDAEPSARDIAAIIAQIRDAKIPAVFLENITDPRLIQRIAAETGAKVGGTLYSDSLTGEKGPAPTYIDMVRHNIKALTSALAD; from the coding sequence ATGCGGCGTTTGTTTGGTTTGATCTGTCTGGCGCTGGCGCTGGCAAGCGGATCGGCGCGTGCCGCCGATCGCATCAATGTGGTGGCGAGCTTCTCGATCCTGGCCGACATGGTGCGGAACGTCGGCGGCGACCGGGTCGATGTCACCGCGCTGGTCGGGCCCGACGGTGATGCCCATGTCTACGCTCCGACGCCGGCGGATGCCAAGAAGGTCGCGGACGCCCGCCTGCTGGTCATCAACGGCCTCGGCTTCGAGGGCTGGATGCCGCGGCTGTTGCAGGCCTCCGGCAGCAAGGCGCCGGTCATTGTGGCCACCAAGGCGATCATGCCACGGAAGATGGGCGGGCATGACGATCCGCATGCCTGGCAGTCGGTGGCCAATGCGAAGATCTACGTCGTCAATATCCGCGACGGGCTGATCGCGGTGGCCCCCGACCAGGCCGCTATCTTCAAGGCCAATGCCGACGCCTATCTCGCCAAGCTGGAAGTGCTCGATCGCGAACTGCATGAGGCGGTGGCGAAAATACCGGAGGCCCGGCGCAAGGTGATCTCGACCCACGGGGCGTTCGGCTATTTCGCCGACGCCTATGGGGTGACGTTCTTCTCGCCGCTCAGCGTCTCCACCGATGCCGAGCCCAGCGCACGCGATATTGCCGCCATCATCGCCCAGATCAGGGACGCGAAAATTCCGGCAGTTTTTCTTGAAAACATCACCGATCCGCGCCTGATCCAGCGGATCGCGGCCGAGACCGGGGCCAAGGTCGGCGGCACCCTGTATTCGGACAGTTTGACGGGCGAAAAGGGCCCGGCACCCACTTACATTGATATGGTCAGGCACAATATAAAGGCCCTGACCAGCGCGCTCGCCGACTAG
- a CDS encoding metal ABC transporter permease yields MLSDALITPFTEFEFMRRALAAVIALSLGGAPIGVFLMLRRMSLVGDAMAHAILPGAAIGFLISGLNLFAMTTGGLVAGFTVALLAGLVARTTELKEDASLATFYLVSLALGVTIVSIKGTNIDLLHVLFGNILAMDDQTLLVIAFNATITLLVLAVIYRPLVIECVDPIFLRTVSRAGAPAHLAFLALVVVNLVNGFHALGTLLGVGLMILPAGIARFWSRDITTMICIAVASAMLSGYAGLVLSYQTRIPSGPAIILVAAGLYIVSLLFGNVSGLVRQLFPGRHLEA; encoded by the coding sequence ATGCTATCAGACGCGCTGATCACGCCCTTCACCGAATTCGAATTCATGCGCCGCGCGCTGGCGGCCGTGATCGCGCTGTCGCTCGGCGGTGCGCCGATCGGCGTGTTCCTGATGCTGCGACGGATGAGCCTGGTCGGCGACGCCATGGCGCATGCGATTCTGCCGGGGGCTGCGATCGGCTTCCTGATCTCCGGGCTCAATCTGTTCGCGATGACGACCGGCGGCCTGGTCGCGGGCTTCACCGTGGCACTGCTCGCAGGCCTCGTCGCCCGCACCACCGAATTGAAGGAGGACGCCTCGCTCGCGACCTTCTATCTGGTCTCGCTCGCGCTCGGCGTCACCATCGTCTCGATCAAAGGCACCAATATCGACCTGCTGCACGTGCTGTTCGGCAACATCCTGGCGATGGACGACCAGACGCTGCTGGTGATCGCGTTCAACGCCACCATCACGCTTTTGGTGCTGGCGGTGATCTATCGGCCGCTGGTGATCGAGTGCGTCGATCCGATCTTCCTGCGCACCGTGAGCCGGGCCGGCGCGCCGGCGCATCTTGCCTTCCTCGCGCTGGTCGTGGTCAACCTCGTCAACGGCTTCCATGCGCTCGGCACGCTGCTCGGCGTCGGGTTGATGATCCTGCCCGCGGGCATCGCGCGGTTCTGGTCGCGCGACATCACCACGATGATCTGCATCGCGGTTGCGAGCGCGATGTTGTCCGGCTATGCCGGGCTCGTGCTGTCGTACCAGACCCGCATCCCCTCCGGCCCGGCGATCATCCTGGTCGCGGCGGGGCTCTATATCGTGTCGCTGCTGTTCGGCAATGTCAGCGGCCTGGTGCGGCAGTTGTTTCCTGGCCGACATCTCGAGGCGTAA
- a CDS encoding metal ABC transporter ATP-binding protein, with the protein MAALVTFRDVTLGYDRHPAVHHLTGAVEAGALLAVIGPNGAGKSTLLRGIAGVLKPLSGAIDLDGLDHRDIAYLPQSADIDRTFPISVFDFVGTGLWRSTGFFGGIGRAARDKILAALAAVGLNGFENRPIGTLSGGQTQRMLFARVLLQDARLIVLDEPFNAIDAKTTADLLALVKRWNGEGRTVLAALHDLDMVRNNFPETLLLARGPVEWGPTAQTLTADNLMVAMKMCEAFDDGAAACAVDPRSRAA; encoded by the coding sequence GTGGCTGCTCTTGTCACCTTCCGCGACGTCACCCTCGGCTATGACCGCCACCCGGCCGTGCACCATCTTACCGGCGCCGTCGAGGCCGGTGCGCTGCTGGCCGTGATCGGCCCGAATGGTGCTGGCAAGTCGACGCTGCTGCGCGGCATCGCCGGCGTGCTCAAGCCGCTGTCCGGCGCGATCGATCTCGACGGGTTGGACCACCGCGACATCGCCTATCTGCCGCAATCCGCCGACATCGACCGCACGTTCCCGATCTCGGTGTTCGATTTCGTCGGCACCGGGCTGTGGCGCTCGACCGGCTTCTTCGGCGGCATCGGCAGGGCTGCGCGCGACAAGATCCTGGCGGCGCTCGCCGCGGTCGGCCTCAACGGCTTCGAGAACCGCCCGATCGGCACGCTGTCCGGCGGTCAGACCCAGCGCATGCTGTTCGCACGCGTGCTGTTGCAGGACGCCCGCCTGATCGTGCTCGACGAACCCTTCAACGCCATCGACGCCAAGACCACGGCCGATCTGCTCGCGCTGGTGAAGCGCTGGAACGGCGAGGGCCGCACCGTGCTGGCTGCGCTGCATGACCTCGACATGGTGCGCAACAATTTCCCGGAAACGCTGCTGCTGGCGCGCGGTCCGGTCGAATGGGGTCCGACCGCGCAGACGCTGACCGCGGACAATCTGATGGTCGCGATGAAGATGTGCGAGGCGTTCGACGACGGTGCCGCCGCCTGCGCCGTCGATCCGCGCTCGAGGGCTGCCTGA
- a CDS encoding IS30 family transposase: protein MGRTYKQLCLEERCEIARLSAGGSSIRQIAAALDRPPSTISRELNRNSGVQVGYKPSYAQQQMRARRWTGSRLEREPGLRRAVLERLGRGWSPEQVAGRLAREHGRRVISYESIYRFIYAQLTRTSDFSWRRYLPRGKSKRGRRGKRGGSPASFIEGRVSLDQRPIEVADRKTPGHWEADLMMFSKYGQQILAVHERTSRLLLGVPLASKLASGVAHHLVRLFEVLPQPIRRTVTFDNGTEFAAHLSLQSLLIKTFFCDPHAPWQKGGIENAIGRMRRFIPRNTDLEKLPTRRLRKSIAAYNNTPRKCLDFKTPTEVFAAQVLHFECESTSRPSPGRRMDRTRATPLDRPRKLCAGDDTARSTS, encoded by the coding sequence ATGGGGCGGACTTACAAGCAGCTCTGCCTGGAGGAGCGATGCGAGATTGCCAGGCTTTCGGCCGGTGGCAGCTCGATCCGGCAAATCGCGGCAGCTTTGGATCGCCCGCCATCAACGATCTCTCGGGAGCTGAACCGCAATTCTGGCGTTCAGGTCGGTTACAAGCCCAGCTATGCCCAGCAACAGATGCGAGCGCGGCGCTGGACGGGCTCTCGCCTCGAACGAGAGCCCGGCCTGCGCCGCGCGGTGTTGGAACGTCTTGGTCGGGGCTGGTCGCCCGAGCAGGTCGCCGGCCGGCTGGCGCGTGAGCACGGCCGCAGGGTGATCTCCTATGAGAGCATCTACCGCTTCATCTATGCCCAGCTCACCCGCACCTCGGACTTCAGCTGGCGGCGCTATTTGCCGCGCGGCAAGAGCAAGCGCGGTCGTCGCGGCAAGCGGGGCGGCAGTCCCGCAAGCTTCATCGAAGGCCGTGTTTCGCTGGATCAGCGCCCCATCGAGGTCGCCGATCGCAAGACCCCGGGCCATTGGGAGGCCGACCTCATGATGTTCTCCAAATACGGTCAGCAGATCTTGGCCGTGCATGAGCGCACCTCCCGCCTGTTGCTCGGCGTCCCCCTCGCAAGCAAGCTCGCCTCCGGCGTCGCCCACCATCTCGTGCGCCTGTTCGAGGTCCTGCCACAACCGATCCGCCGGACCGTCACCTTCGACAACGGCACCGAGTTCGCAGCTCACCTTTCCTTGCAAAGCCTCTTGATCAAGACGTTCTTCTGCGATCCCCACGCCCCCTGGCAGAAAGGTGGCATCGAGAACGCCATCGGCCGCATGCGCCGCTTCATCCCGCGCAACACCGACCTTGAGAAGCTGCCGACCCGCCGCCTTCGCAAGTCCATCGCCGCCTACAACAACACCCCGCGCAAATGCCTTGACTTCAAGACCCCGACAGAGGTCTTTGCTGCTCAAGTGTTGCACTTCGAGTGTGAATCCACCTCCCGGCCTTCGCCGGGACGACGAATGGACAGAACTCGGGCTACTCCGTTGGATCGCCCGCGAAAGCTATGCGCGGGTGACGACACCGCGCGTTCGACATCTTGA
- a CDS encoding tripartite tricarboxylate transporter substrate binding protein has product MPTKFSRRHIIAAGAATAALPLLSRGAVAQGTWPSRQIRMICSYPAGGQTDLLARAFGEFIARQVGQTVVIENKAGASGSIGAAEVARAAPDGHTILCSISTTYVMNRAMMKNPGYDMDKDLTLVSVIPGGGLLLVASPKLGVKTLAEFVAYARSSGKVNFGTYSAGSAPHMTVNELNKQYGLSIEPIHYRGEAPMWTGLAEGTLDVAMGSYTAAQTVLQSNRGVVFAVHAKKVGTIPEIATLPEQGATSKFFTVSGFSGWAVPKATPQPIVDRLSELCVAANNDPKVKEVLATFVLEPAIGFKESNALYQRELPVWMEAAQSLGLPPA; this is encoded by the coding sequence ATGCCAACCAAATTCAGCCGCCGCCACATCATCGCTGCCGGAGCGGCGACAGCTGCGCTGCCTTTGCTGTCGCGCGGAGCCGTAGCGCAAGGCACCTGGCCGTCGCGGCAGATCCGCATGATTTGCAGCTATCCGGCAGGCGGCCAGACCGACCTTCTGGCGCGCGCGTTCGGCGAATTCATCGCAAGGCAGGTCGGGCAGACCGTCGTGATCGAGAACAAGGCGGGCGCTTCGGGCTCGATCGGCGCCGCTGAAGTCGCGCGCGCCGCGCCCGACGGACACACCATCCTGTGCTCGATCTCGACGACCTACGTGATGAACCGCGCGATGATGAAGAATCCCGGCTACGACATGGACAAGGATTTGACGCTGGTCAGTGTCATCCCGGGCGGCGGGCTCCTGCTGGTCGCGAGCCCGAAGCTCGGCGTCAAGACGCTGGCGGAGTTCGTCGCCTATGCGCGGAGCAGCGGCAAGGTGAATTTCGGTACCTACAGCGCGGGCTCCGCCCCACACATGACGGTCAACGAGCTCAACAAGCAATACGGCCTCAGCATCGAGCCGATCCATTATCGCGGCGAAGCGCCGATGTGGACCGGCCTTGCGGAAGGCACGCTCGATGTCGCGATGGGCAGTTACACCGCGGCGCAAACCGTCCTGCAAAGCAACCGCGGCGTGGTGTTCGCCGTGCATGCGAAGAAGGTCGGCACGATCCCGGAGATCGCGACGCTGCCCGAACAGGGCGCGACGTCGAAATTCTTCACCGTGAGCGGCTTCTCCGGCTGGGCGGTGCCGAAGGCGACGCCGCAGCCGATCGTCGACCGGTTGTCCGAGTTGTGTGTCGCCGCCAACAACGATCCGAAGGTGAAGGAGGTTCTCGCGACCTTCGTGCTGGAGCCCGCGATCGGTTTCAAGGAGAGCAACGCGCTGTATCAGCGCGAGCTGCCGGTCTGGATGGAGGCCGCCCAGTCGCTCGGCCTGCCGCCGGCGTAG